The proteins below come from a single Eucalyptus grandis isolate ANBG69807.140 chromosome 3, ASM1654582v1, whole genome shotgun sequence genomic window:
- the LOC120291571 gene encoding toll/interleukin-1 receptor-like protein encodes MPRRSTYADHSRDPRAEEEEEEEDYYEVFLSFCGGDTRTGLTDNLYRKLVEAGVYVYRDNNELHIGEVFGPELLNAIPRSGILIPILSENYGSREWCLRELTQMMECKRNNGR; translated from the coding sequence ATGCCAAGAAGGAGCACTTATGCAGATCATTCCCGAGATCCCCgagctgaggaagaagaagaagaagaagattactACGAAGTGTTCCTGAGCTTTTGTGGGGGAGACACTCGTACTGGCCTGACTGACAACCTTTACAGGAAACTGGTTGAAGCGGGAGTCTACGTCTACAGAGACAACAACGAGCTCCATATAGGTGAGGTGTTCGGCCCAGAGCTTCTCAATGCGATTCCGCGATCTGGGATATTGATCCCAATCCTCTCGGAAAACTACGGCTCAAGAGAATGGTGCCTCCGTGAGCTCACACAAATGATGGAGTGCAAGAGAAACAATGGAAGGTAG